Proteins co-encoded in one Callospermophilus lateralis isolate mCalLat2 chromosome 2, mCalLat2.hap1, whole genome shotgun sequence genomic window:
- the Lhx2 gene encoding LIM/homeobox protein Lhx2 isoform X1, with product MLFHSLSGPEVHGVIDEMDRRAKSEAPAISSAIDRGDTETTMPSISSDRAALCAGCGGKISDRYYLLAVDKQWHMRCLKCCECKLNLESELTCFSKDGSIYCKEDYYSPSFHGPYRRFSVQRCARCHLGISASEMVMRARDLVYHLNCFTCTTCNKMLTTGDHFGMKDSLVYCRLHFEALLQGEYPAHFNHADVAAAAAAAAAAKSAGLGAAGANPLGLPYYNGVGTVQKGRPRKRKSPGPGADLAAYNAALSCNENDAEHLDRDQPYPSSQKTKRMRTSFKHHQLRTMKSYFAINHNPDAKDLKQLAQKTGLTKRVLQVWFQNARAKFRRNLLRQENTGVDKSADAALQTGTPSGPASELSNASLSPSSTPTTLTDLTSPTLPTVTSVLTSVPGNLEGHEPHSPSQTTLTNLF from the exons ATGCTGTTCCACAGTTTGTCGGGCCCCGAGGTGCACGGGGTCATCGACGAGATGGACCGCAGGGCCAAGAGTGAGGCTCCCGCCATCAGCTCCGCCATCGACCGCGGCGACACGGAGACG ACCATGCCGTCCATCAGCAGTGACCGCGCTGCGCTGTGCGCGGGCTGCGGGGGCAAGATCTCTGACCGCTACTACCTGCTGGCGGTGGACAAGCAGTGGCACATGCGCTGCCTCAAGTGCTGTGAGTGCAAACTCAACCTGGAGTCGGAGCTCACCTGTTTCAGCAAGGATGGGAGCATCTACTGCAAAGAAGACTACTACAG cccctccttccatgGTCCCTACAGGCGGTTCTCTGTGCAGCGCTGTGCCCGCTGCCACCTGGGCATCTCGGCCTCGGAGATGGTCATGCGTGCTCGGGACTTGGTTTACCATCTCAACTGCTTCACGTGCACCACGTGTAACAAGATGTTGACCACCGGCGACCACTTCGGTATGAAGGACAGCCTGGTCTACTGCCGCTTGCACTTCGAGGCGCTGCTGCAGGGCGAGTACCCTGCGCACTTCAACCACGCCGACGTGGCGGCAGCAGCGGCTGCAGCAGCCGCCGCCAAGAGTGCGGGGCTGGGCGCCGCAGGGGCCAACCCTTTGGGTCTTCCTTACTACAATGGCGTGGGAACCGTACAGAAGGGGCGACCTAGGAAGCGCAAGAGCCCTGGTCCTGGGGCGGATCTGGCAGCCTACAATGCTG CGCTGAGCTGCAATGAGAACGACGCAGAGCACCTGGACCGCGACCAGCCATACCCGAGCAGCCAGAAGACAAAGCGCATGCGCACCTCCTTCAAGCACCACCAGCTTCGGACCATGAAGTCTTACTTTGCCATTAACCACAACCCCGACGCCAAGGACTTGAAGCAGCTCGCGCAAAAGACTGGCCTCACCAAGCGGGTCCTCCAG gtctggtttcagAACGCCCGGGCCAAGTTCAGGCGCAACCTCTTACGGCAGGAAAACACGGGTGTGGACAAGAGCGCGGACGCGGCGCTGCAGACCGGGACGCCGTCGGGGCCGGCCTCGGAGCTGTCCAACGCGTCGCTCAGCCCGTCCAGCACGCCCACCACCCTCACAGACTTGACTAGCCCCACCCTGCCGACTGTGACGTCCGTCTTAACTTCTGTGCCTGGCAACCTGGAGGGCCACGAGCCTCACAGCCCCTCACAAACGACTCTTACCAACCTTTTCTAA
- the Lhx2 gene encoding LIM/homeobox protein Lhx2 isoform X3, with the protein MLFHSLSGPEVHGVIDEMDRRAKSEAPAISSAIDRGDTETTMPSISSDRAALCAGCGGKISDRYYLLAVDKQWHMRCLKCCECKLNLESELTCFSKDGSIYCKEDYYRRFSVQRCARCHLGISASEMVMRARDLVYHLNCFTCTTCNKMLTTGDHFGMKDSLVYCRLHFEALLQGEYPAHFNHADVAAAAAAAAAAKSAGLGAAGANPLGLPYYNGVGTVQKGRPRKRKSPGPGADLAAYNAGDCNENDAEHLDRDQPYPSSQKTKRMRTSFKHHQLRTMKSYFAINHNPDAKDLKQLAQKTGLTKRVLQVWFQNARAKFRRNLLRQENTGVDKSADAALQTGTPSGPASELSNASLSPSSTPTTLTDLTSPTLPTVTSVLTSVPGNLEGHEPHSPSQTTLTNLF; encoded by the exons ATGCTGTTCCACAGTTTGTCGGGCCCCGAGGTGCACGGGGTCATCGACGAGATGGACCGCAGGGCCAAGAGTGAGGCTCCCGCCATCAGCTCCGCCATCGACCGCGGCGACACGGAGACG ACCATGCCGTCCATCAGCAGTGACCGCGCTGCGCTGTGCGCGGGCTGCGGGGGCAAGATCTCTGACCGCTACTACCTGCTGGCGGTGGACAAGCAGTGGCACATGCGCTGCCTCAAGTGCTGTGAGTGCAAACTCAACCTGGAGTCGGAGCTCACCTGTTTCAGCAAGGATGGGAGCATCTACTGCAAAGAAGACTACTACAG GCGGTTCTCTGTGCAGCGCTGTGCCCGCTGCCACCTGGGCATCTCGGCCTCGGAGATGGTCATGCGTGCTCGGGACTTGGTTTACCATCTCAACTGCTTCACGTGCACCACGTGTAACAAGATGTTGACCACCGGCGACCACTTCGGTATGAAGGACAGCCTGGTCTACTGCCGCTTGCACTTCGAGGCGCTGCTGCAGGGCGAGTACCCTGCGCACTTCAACCACGCCGACGTGGCGGCAGCAGCGGCTGCAGCAGCCGCCGCCAAGAGTGCGGGGCTGGGCGCCGCAGGGGCCAACCCTTTGGGTCTTCCTTACTACAATGGCGTGGGAACCGTACAGAAGGGGCGACCTAGGAAGCGCAAGAGCCCTGGTCCTGGGGCGGATCTGGCAGCCTACAATGCTGGTGA CTGCAATGAGAACGACGCAGAGCACCTGGACCGCGACCAGCCATACCCGAGCAGCCAGAAGACAAAGCGCATGCGCACCTCCTTCAAGCACCACCAGCTTCGGACCATGAAGTCTTACTTTGCCATTAACCACAACCCCGACGCCAAGGACTTGAAGCAGCTCGCGCAAAAGACTGGCCTCACCAAGCGGGTCCTCCAG gtctggtttcagAACGCCCGGGCCAAGTTCAGGCGCAACCTCTTACGGCAGGAAAACACGGGTGTGGACAAGAGCGCGGACGCGGCGCTGCAGACCGGGACGCCGTCGGGGCCGGCCTCGGAGCTGTCCAACGCGTCGCTCAGCCCGTCCAGCACGCCCACCACCCTCACAGACTTGACTAGCCCCACCCTGCCGACTGTGACGTCCGTCTTAACTTCTGTGCCTGGCAACCTGGAGGGCCACGAGCCTCACAGCCCCTCACAAACGACTCTTACCAACCTTTTCTAA
- the Lhx2 gene encoding LIM/homeobox protein Lhx2 isoform X2, whose amino-acid sequence MLFHSLSGPEVHGVIDEMDRRAKSEAPAISSAIDRGDTETTMPSISSDRAALCAGCGGKISDRYYLLAVDKQWHMRCLKCCECKLNLESELTCFSKDGSIYCKEDYYRRFSVQRCARCHLGISASEMVMRARDLVYHLNCFTCTTCNKMLTTGDHFGMKDSLVYCRLHFEALLQGEYPAHFNHADVAAAAAAAAAAKSAGLGAAGANPLGLPYYNGVGTVQKGRPRKRKSPGPGADLAAYNAALSCNENDAEHLDRDQPYPSSQKTKRMRTSFKHHQLRTMKSYFAINHNPDAKDLKQLAQKTGLTKRVLQVWFQNARAKFRRNLLRQENTGVDKSADAALQTGTPSGPASELSNASLSPSSTPTTLTDLTSPTLPTVTSVLTSVPGNLEGHEPHSPSQTTLTNLF is encoded by the exons ATGCTGTTCCACAGTTTGTCGGGCCCCGAGGTGCACGGGGTCATCGACGAGATGGACCGCAGGGCCAAGAGTGAGGCTCCCGCCATCAGCTCCGCCATCGACCGCGGCGACACGGAGACG ACCATGCCGTCCATCAGCAGTGACCGCGCTGCGCTGTGCGCGGGCTGCGGGGGCAAGATCTCTGACCGCTACTACCTGCTGGCGGTGGACAAGCAGTGGCACATGCGCTGCCTCAAGTGCTGTGAGTGCAAACTCAACCTGGAGTCGGAGCTCACCTGTTTCAGCAAGGATGGGAGCATCTACTGCAAAGAAGACTACTACAG GCGGTTCTCTGTGCAGCGCTGTGCCCGCTGCCACCTGGGCATCTCGGCCTCGGAGATGGTCATGCGTGCTCGGGACTTGGTTTACCATCTCAACTGCTTCACGTGCACCACGTGTAACAAGATGTTGACCACCGGCGACCACTTCGGTATGAAGGACAGCCTGGTCTACTGCCGCTTGCACTTCGAGGCGCTGCTGCAGGGCGAGTACCCTGCGCACTTCAACCACGCCGACGTGGCGGCAGCAGCGGCTGCAGCAGCCGCCGCCAAGAGTGCGGGGCTGGGCGCCGCAGGGGCCAACCCTTTGGGTCTTCCTTACTACAATGGCGTGGGAACCGTACAGAAGGGGCGACCTAGGAAGCGCAAGAGCCCTGGTCCTGGGGCGGATCTGGCAGCCTACAATGCTG CGCTGAGCTGCAATGAGAACGACGCAGAGCACCTGGACCGCGACCAGCCATACCCGAGCAGCCAGAAGACAAAGCGCATGCGCACCTCCTTCAAGCACCACCAGCTTCGGACCATGAAGTCTTACTTTGCCATTAACCACAACCCCGACGCCAAGGACTTGAAGCAGCTCGCGCAAAAGACTGGCCTCACCAAGCGGGTCCTCCAG gtctggtttcagAACGCCCGGGCCAAGTTCAGGCGCAACCTCTTACGGCAGGAAAACACGGGTGTGGACAAGAGCGCGGACGCGGCGCTGCAGACCGGGACGCCGTCGGGGCCGGCCTCGGAGCTGTCCAACGCGTCGCTCAGCCCGTCCAGCACGCCCACCACCCTCACAGACTTGACTAGCCCCACCCTGCCGACTGTGACGTCCGTCTTAACTTCTGTGCCTGGCAACCTGGAGGGCCACGAGCCTCACAGCCCCTCACAAACGACTCTTACCAACCTTTTCTAA